TTGCCTTCATCTTCCgattccagcttttaaatggtggtcactgaccccagaagccaaaaactattgttctgttggctagaattttattgttatttctactttttattacttatatttctacttAGAccctcctttatttatatttcagtctctctttcaaacacgTTAAACCTACGTTAAaataacccctagcaaccagacagctgctcaACCAgatgctgcacaaaaagctaaataattaaaaaaccacaaataaaaaacaaagaccgaCTGAAAAAAGTTTTAGAACAGCATTCTCAACAGAATACTAAAAATTAAAGACAACCACTTTAATGTCATAAAATTAACCTTTATAGAAGTCCATTTGTCGCAATCAGTGATTTTatctatataataattatatttgcaaatgtaCTTGTTTACACCATCTTGTGGTTCAGTACCTAAGAATGCTTGATAAATATGGAGATATGAATaccatttttaattttcaaaatagACTGTGGCactgttattttgtatttgatTATTTTAAAGCCACTTCTTATTCAAGGATCTCAAATGGGTTAATCACAATTGCATTAAGTCAATGTGAAAAGCTCCATTGTGATCCCCATTTTTCTATTCATTGTCAAGCAAGTTAAAAATCGTGAATGGGCTGGGGCAACATTTCCATAATGTTACCAACATTGCATCAGATGTTGTAACCAAACACACATCAGATATTCTTGAGGTATAACATAAGATTCATTTTTTCTTACATTAGGAATGATCAACGACTATAGGAAACAGTTTGAAGATGTTACTGGGAAAACCACATCTGTACAAAGTAAGATTTAagcaatgttttatattttcacttttgaTTGGAGGAGATTTTATCAGTAACATACCCAGCAACACAGGAAGGGGTAGTGTTATAATATGAGCAGATTCCTCCCTTCTAATAACCAAGGTATATATGTGGCACTCAccgatttttattttttaatttagctgCAATAAAGGATGCTAAAAATGAAGAAAGTAATGAAGACATAGAGagtaagttttataaaaaaaaaatttcatttaatttcttaaattatttttttcttatataaatatatatgcaatgctatatatatatatatatatatctcatcagATATTCTTGAGGTATAACATGAGATTCATTTTTTCTTACATCAGGAATGATCAACGACTATAATAAACAGTTTGAAGATGTTACTGGGAAAACCACATCTGTGCAAAGTAAGATTTAAgtgatgttttatattttcacttttgaTTGGAGGAGATTTTATCAGTAACATACCCAGCAACACAGGAAGGGGTAGTGTTATAATATGAGCAGATTCCTCCCTTCTAATAACCAAGTGCAACCAGAGAGAATATTACATTCCTTCATTCATGGTTGCAGTTGAATTAACCAGAGCAAAAATAGTTTTGCTTTATTTCGcagctcctttaaagtgatatgtTCATCACAAATCTGATAAATCATAAAACTGACTCAAATAAATAATGTAGATAAATATACACTTCCCACTAGTTGTGTTATCACTCATTTGTATCTTGTAGTGTATCTTCTACTTGAACACTCAAAGGTATATATGTGGCattcattgatttttattttttaatttagctgCAATAAAAGATGCTAAAAATGAAGAAAGCAATGAAGACATAGAGagtaagttttataaaaaaaataatttcatttgatTTCTTAAATTAATcttttcttatataaatatatatgctgtgctatatatatatatcatcagaTATTCTTGAGGTATAACATAAGATTCATTTTCTCTTACATTAGGAATGATCAACGACTATAGGAAACAGTTTGACGATGTTACTGGGAAAACCACATCTGTGCAAAGTAAGATTTAAGCGATGTTTTATAGTTTCACTTTTGATTGGAGGAGATTTTATCAGTAACATGCCCAGCAACACAGGAAGGGGTAGTGTTATAATATGAGCAGATTCCTCCCTTCTAATAACCAAGGTATATATGTGGCACTCAccgatttttattttttaatttagctgCAATAAAAGATGCTACAAATGAAGAAAGTAATGAAGACATAGAGagtaagttttataaaaaaaatttcatttcatttctTAAATTCTTCTTttcttacataaatatatatgcagtgctatttatatatatatatatatatatatatatatatatatatctcatcagATATTCTTGAGGTATAACATAAGATTCATTTTTTCTTACATCAGGAATGATCAACGACTATAGGAAACAGTTTGAAGATGTTACTGGGAAAACCACATCTGTGCAAAGTAAGATTTAAGCgatgttttatattttcacttttgaTTGGAGGAGATTTTATCAGTAACATACCCAGCAACACAGGAAGGGGTAGTGTTATAATATGAGCAGATTCCTCCCTTCTAATAACCAAGTGCAACCAGAGAGAATATTACATTTCTTCATTCATGGTTGCAGTTGAATGAACCAGAGCAAAAatagttttgctttattttgcagctcctttaaagtgatatgtTCATCACAAATATACACTTCCCACTAGTTGTGTTATCACTCATTTGTATCTTGTAGTGTATCTTCTACTTTAACACTCAAAGGTATATATGTGGCattcattgatttttattttttaaattagctGCAATAAAAGATGCTAAAAATGAAGAAAGCAATGAAGACATAGAGagtaagttttataaaaaaaataatttcatttgatTTCTTAAATTCTTcttttcttatataaatatatatgctgtgctatatatatatatcatcagaTATTCTTGAGGTATAACATAAGATTCATTTTTTCTTACATCAGGAATGATCAACGACTATAATAAACAGTTTGAAGATGTTACTGGGAAAACCACATCTGTGCAAAGTAAGATTTAAGcgatgttttatattttcatttttgattGGAGGAGATTTTATCAGTAACATGCCCAGCAACACAGGAAGGGGTAGTGTTATAATATGAGCAGATTCCTCCCTTCTAATAACCAAGTGCAACCAGAGAGAATATTACATTCCTTCATTCATGGTTGCAGTTGAATGAACCAGAGCAAACCGAGTACCACATTGCTGCACACAATATGTGCTTTCTATGCTTTTAGCCCCACAATTATCATTATCAGTATTGCCTGTTTAACtcttatgtatatattgtatgtgcataaacattttaaacaaaccattttgatttttaaaacttatttcctatatccctgtaataataaagcagtaccttgtacttgatcataactaagctgcatgaatccaaaattgtacaaaacaatcttattgggtttactccatgtttaaatgtttttgtacctgaaataaattataataaaccaAATTACAGGATAATCCCTTATcctaaaaaccccaggtccaaaccAGCATTCAGGATTATAGATCCTATACCGATACTATACCTGCCATTGTAGTCTGCAAACCAATTTAGCTTTTCTACATTTTAGTTAAGCTGAGTCAAATCAGGTGAACTCTATGTACCCATCTATTTGGCTTTCCTCTATATAGTAATGATATCACTAATTAATCATTTCATGTGGCAGGATAGTGATCATTTGCCCTGGTCTAATAACACACAGCGAGATTTGTACCGTGTCACTATATATATTGCAGGATAGAGATACTCaagttaaaaatatgttttattatttttcagtttcagaAGATGACAGTAACACAAATTTCGATGAAACTAAAAAAAGCATAACTGAAGAAAGCAGGATTCAAGGtatgtgtttaatttttttttttaatttcaatggATAAGATTTTTTTCATCATTACACCCAACATTACACCTAACAATACATGATCAGTGCCCTGGTCTAGTAACTCACAGCAATAGACTGGAGGATTATATATTCATGAAGGAAAGTACATCAGTTGGCTAAAAGGAACCTACTCATTGGTTTCTGTGGTTTATTACAATGGAGCAAACAGTTATCTAAGAAGCTTAAGAGTGATTTctatttatatgaatttttcATGCATACATTTCTAATCTTCATATTTATGTAAATTACATTGACATAAGgctaaaaaaataagtaaaaaaatcagaaattgcAGCTCAACAGGCCGCACTGAATTTTATTGGAAGCCTTCCTGAGTATTCATTTTAACTGGTAACCTTCCATTGGCTGTGCTATTACTCAGTCTGAATGGAATTCAGAAAAATTAAACTCATTTCCAATATAATAAGAGTAGTCTCTTAAAAGCAGTAAGATTTCTTTCCTATATGGGAACTATAACAAAGACCAATAACAAAGGCCAAAAACAATGACTCttgaaatataatttaattacATAGTGCTTTTATTTCTTCCCAATTTAGCAACACATAAACAAGAGGAGGATGTAGAAGAAATAACTAGTGGAGTTGAGAGACGTAAGAGTTTTGCAATTCTACTTTCTTATACACATTACCATTTTAATTGATCAGTAAGCGATCCTTTACTTTAGTTGAGTTCATTTCTATTAACAACAAACCAAGCAACTGGATGAGTTGCAGTATACAGTACCCAAAAGTTTCCTTAAGTAGTTGAACAATGTTTCCAACCATAGGTGGAAGCTCTATAAATTGTGCCCTCACTTCCATAGATATCCAAAACCAGTATCATCACCTTATGTAAATGTGCAACAATAGAAAAAACACAGGTGCTATTAACcctgttaaaaaacatttaaaatgtttgtttgcaATAAATTTTACATGTGTCTCTggaatattttttaatgaaactaaatatttttttcttttctcaaacCAGAAATCGCTAACCAGATGAGATCAACAATGACAACTACAACAAATACAAATGGTAAACAAACCTTGTTTAATTCAACATAAACCTAAACTCGGCATTTGTTTTATATCAGTAGATTGAGCATGCTTTCACCATACTCCTATTTTCGCAGATTatgctaaaaatgaatatgtgggtctgtctgtgtgtgtgggtctgtctgtCTTTGTGACAAGTGCCATAGAGAACAGACTGTAGACATTCTAGAAAGAGGAAATGCAAAAATAGTGTTAATATATTAGAGAGATGAGCAGAAAGCATTAGTAAATGAATCTATAATATTAATGTTGTACATATGCTGATTTGTAGAGCTGTTTATGGATTTGGCCAGATAGGGGTGCGGAACAGGGTAAATGGGTTTAAGTTTCATTCTCTGGAAAGGTTCCATGGGTAGCATATAATTCTAATTATAATGTGTGCAATTATCAACATCTCCTTAAATGTTCAGAGATTAAACTGCaaactgtataaaaatgtttaaaaacctaattatattaaaaaatataagcagtaatttatgaccacaagtgcagctACATTCACACAAATATTCCCAAACTCAGCTGCACATGAGACCttattcattaaaagtacttgcatcaaaatgtgcactttgcactttcatatagttgtacttgtactggatcccaactaagatataattaatccttattgaagccaaaacaatactattgggtttaaataattttcttggtagacttgggggctgatttactaagacacgaattcgaatccgaattggaaaaattccgattggaaaacgaacattttgcgactttttcgtattttttgcgattttttcggcgcctttacgacttttcggaaattatagCGAAtattgcgcgaaaaaacgcgagtttttcgtagccattccgaaagttgcgcaaaatctggcgattttttcgtagcgttaaaacttgcgcgaaaagttgcaattttttcgtagagtttaAACTTGcacaaaacgttgcgccttttaagttttaacgctacgaaaaaggcgcgacttttcgcgcaagttttaacgcaatgaaaaaatcgccagattttgcgcaactttcggaatggctacgaaaaactcgcgtttttttgcgcaaatcgtattggtaacgaaaaagtcgcgataatttccgaaaaaattgcaaaataccaatcattacgaaaaaaacgcattcggcccgttcgtgggttagtaaatgtgccactgaaggtaggagatccgaattacggaaagaccctttatctggaaaacccctggtcccaagcattctggatagcgggtcccatacctgtacaaatgctTTGTTGTAAGGATTTACCTAataatattatttctatgcagATAAAATCCGAATGATGGTTAAAAGCTTGGAGAACAACAATCAAATGAATCTGATTATCATTTGTTCAGTCCTGGGAAGTGGATTTTTAATGGTGATTGCCATATTGCTGTGCATAGCAAGGTCCCTTTCAAAATTATCCAGGTATTATTTTAAGTGTTTTCTTAATTTGCTGTAGTTGAGAAGCTTGCTCTGGTACTAATATGCTCCTGTTTTTTCTTGTTAATTCTAGAGAAAAGGACCAACTGTCTGAGGCAGAACAAGGTAAATGAAATTAtcaaatatataaatttattgtacaagtatggaatctatGATTTTGAGTACATAAGAGGTATTTTTAGAATACAGAATACCATAcctttaaatgacatttttaaaaaatgggattTCTTTTATCCTTATTTAAGTGCAAATTACTTCCTTGTTATTAAAGAATTGGTTTTAGCtctataattctaagcaatgcTTAAGAGCTGtgaaatatacagatataaatacccATGTTGTTTGTTCTTACAGGAAATTTATAATGACTTTATTATGGAACATCACATCAGAAATGAAAATCCACAGAAatgcattttatgtttaaaaaccCTCCATTACCCCCCTCAGTCTAGTGTAACAATGTGAGGGGTGGTGGTGCAATGCAACAATAggatcaaatataaaaataatactcTAGCCTATTGTTGCATTGCAATGACCCCAAATCCCAGACTAGGACATGAATAACATCTGACCTAAATCCGAATGTACTACTGGGTGAGGGGGTGGGTATGTGGGCGGGGGAGGGTTTTAAAAATGCTCCTCTGATGGATATTAATATCTGATATTGACACGACACTTCTAATGAAAATCACATCGAATCTTTGAATGCTATCAAAGTTCATAAGCTTCTGGAATCGgtaagtttttattattatttttaatattttacaagTAGAAAGTTGTCTGATAGAGGACTGTGGGtagaaaaacaaattaattgGTCAATGCACTATAAAACAAAGGCAAGGAAAAGTGAATGCGCATAGCAATTTAAtttttatggtggccatacacgttaagatccgcttgcttggcgaggtcgccaagcgagcgtatcttctcccgatatccccacctacgggtgggcgatatcgggcgaatttaggctaattcggtcgtttggccctgggaccaaacgatcaaattataacgacagtAATGGGTGCAGTCAgttgggggaccgcatcaatgagccgatgcggttcccgatccgactgaattttttaacctgccgatcgatatctggatgatttcaggccagatatcggtcaggcaggcccgttgctgcctctacacgggccgataagctgccgaatcggtctaagagaccgatatcagcagctacaatcggcctgtgtatggggacctttagtttttTCCCACAACCGGTGCTCCCTTGGTTCCCCTTAGACTTTACACATGTGCAGCACAGTAAAAGTTTGGGAATATACTGTGCGTGCGTGGAGTCTGACTTGTTAATTTTACCCATATCTTTTGTTTACACCTAAAAACTGTGTATTTGCTGATGAGATTATTGAACGAAATACTTTGAGCTTCAGTGTTGTGGTTGGatcacatattttatttaatgaatttgtacatttttctttgatttttgaGATTTCACTAAATTTTAGGTAATTTTCCAAAATGTTAccaaaaccattaactttaggaaagctttatctGCAGCTTGGCAGTTCagagcagaaattttgaacttttaaaaaatgtatggttGCGTGGGGGTAAACGTAGCATTAGTGGactttttgaccttgaaatctgaAATATGCAGATTTCTGGATGTTGCTttagaaatttggtagtgtactgctgggagtttttgtcagaaatcataaaactataaatatttgccATGTTCAAGAGGCAAGGAACTTTCtgaat
The sequence above is a segment of the Xenopus tropicalis strain Nigerian chromosome 7, UCB_Xtro_10.0, whole genome shotgun sequence genome. Coding sequences within it:
- the LOC108648123 gene encoding uncharacterized protein LOC108648123 isoform X3, with the translated sequence MTRGTKTFWYFLLFILLIHLCRGSAEIKDPKDETSAEEINEDIERMINDYRKQFEDVTGKTTSVQTAIKDAKNEESNEDIERMINDYNKQFEDVTGKTTSVQTAIKDAKNEESNEDIERMINDYRKQFDDVTGKTTSVQTAIKDATNEESNEDIERMINDYRKQFEDVTGKTTSVQTAIKDAKNEESNEDIERMINDYNKQFEDVTGKTTSVQISEDDSNTNFDETKKSITEESRIQATHKQEEDVEEITSGVERQIANQMRSTMTTTTNTNDKIRMMVKSLENNNQMNLIIICSVLGSGFLMVIAILLCIARSLSKLSREKDQLSEAEQGNL
- the LOC108648123 gene encoding protein CASP-like isoform X2, producing MTRGTKTFWYFLLFILLINLCRGSAEIKDPKDETSAEEINEDIERMINDYRKQFEDVTGKTTSVQTAIKDAKNEESNEDIERMINDYNKQFEDVTGKTTSVQTAIKDAKNEESNEDIERMINDYRKQFDDVTGKTTSVQTAIKDATNEESNEDIERMINDYRKQFEDVTGKTTSVQTAIKDAKNEESNEDIERMINDYNKQFEDVTGKTTSVQISEDDSNTNFDETKKSITEESRIQATHKQEEDVEEITSGVERQIANQMRSTMTTTTNTNDKIRMMVKSLENNNQMNLIIICSVLGSGFLMVIAILLCIARSLSKLSREKDQLSEAEQGNL
- the LOC108648123 gene encoding probable kinetochore protein NUF2 isoform X1, with protein sequence MTRGTKTFWYFLLFILLIHLCRGSAEIKDPKDETSAEEINEDIERMINDYRKQFEDVTGKTTSVQTAIKDAKNEESNEDIERMINDYNKQFEDVTGKTTSVQTAIKDAKNEESNEDIERMINDYNKQFEDVTGKTTSVQTAIKDAKNEESNEDIERMINDYRKQFDDVTGKTTSVQTAIKDATNEESNEDIERMINDYRKQFEDVTGKTTSVQTAIKDAKNEESNEDIERMINDYNKQFEDVTGKTTSVQISEDDSNTNFDETKKSITEESRIQATHKQEEDVEEITSGVERQIANQMRSTMTTTTNTNDKIRMMVKSLENNNQMNLIIICSVLGSGFLMVIAILLCIARSLSKLSREKDQLSEAEQGNL